The sequence TTTGACCCCAATACTTTGGCATCCGATACCAAACTCGGCGAGCTTCCTCTGCGCGAGGAATTGCGTGGCAAATCAGCCTATGGGGCCCCACAGCTTGAGGTCCGAGTCCAGCTCAACACCAACGAGAACCCGTACTCGCCGTCGCAGGCGCTGATTGATGATCTCGTTGCTGAAGTATCTAAGTTGGCCTCCACACTGAACCGGTACCCAGAGCGCGACGCCGTTGAGCTGCGGACCGCGCTGGCTGACTATGTGAGTACACAGACAGGTGTGGCTGTGACCAAAGACAACCTGTGGGCAGCCAACGGCTCTAACGAAATTTTGCAGCAGCTTCTCCAGGCCTTCGGCGGACCTGGACGCAGCGCAATGGGTTTTGTTCCTAGCTACTCGATGCACCCCATTTTGTCTGCCGGAACTCAAACGGAGTTCATTGCTGTAGATCGCGGCGAAGATTTCCGCATTGATATGTCAACCGCGTTGCGGGAGATTGACCAGCGGGGGCCGGATATCATCTTCGTGACCACCCCGAACAATCCCACCGGTGATGTCACCAGCCTGGAAGACATCGTCCAAATTGTGGAGGCTGCGCCGGGCATTGTGGTCATCGACGAAGCGTATGCGGAGTTCTCGCCGTCGCCGTCGGCAGTGAGCCTGATCGAGAAGTTCCCAACGAAGCTTGTTGTCTCGCGCACCATGAGCAAGGCTTTTGATTTTGCTGGTGGCCGCCTCGGCTACTTTGTGGCGGCACCGGCGTTTATTGAAGCTGTGATGCTGGTGCGCCTGCCCTATCATCTCTCGGTGCTATCTCAGGCAGCAGCCACCGTGGCCTTGCGTCACTCGGCCGACACGCTGGCAACCGTCGATAAGCTTTCAAGCGAGCGCGAACGCGTCCAGGCGGCGCTTACCGAGCTGGGCTACAAGGTAGTGCCCAGCGAATCGAACTTCCTCTTCTTCGGCGATTTCGACGATGCCACAGCTGCCTGGCAGGCGTTTCTGGATGAGGAGGTACTAATCCGCGATGTCGGTGTTCCAGGGCATCTGCGGGTGACCATCGGCTTGGACGTTGAAAATGACATCTTCCTAAAAGCCGCAGAAATTGTGAAAAAGAAAGGTCTATAACCATGGCTGATCGCATCGGCACAGCAACCCGTACCACTAGCGAATCTGATATCACCGTCGAGATCAACCTCGACGGCTCCGGCCAGTGCGATATCGATACCGGTTTGCCCTTTTTCGACCATATGCTCACCGCATTTGGCACCCACGGTTCTTTCGACCTGAAGGTTCACGCTACGGGCGATACACATATCGATGCGCACCACACCGTCGAAGACACCGCCATTACGCTGGGGTGGGCGCTGCTGGAAGCGGTTGGCGACAAAAAGGGTATCCGTCGCTTCGGATCGATGCAGTTACCGATGGACGAAACGCTTGTCGACGCAGTACTGGACATCTCGGGCCGCCCCTATTTTGTGATGAACGGTGAGCCTGAGAACATGGAGTGGCAGATCATCGGAGGGCACTACGCCACGGTGATCAATCGCCATTTCTTTGAAACGTTGGCTTATAACTCGCGTATCACCCTGCATGTGAATGTGCATTATGGCCGAGACCCACATCACATCACCGAGGCTGAGTACAAGGCTGTAGCACGCGCATTACGGCAGGCCACCGAGCTTGATCCACGTGTGACTGGTGTGCCGTCGACGAAGGGCGCTTTATAAATGGCGGTGCTTGCACAAGCAGCAGGTAGCCCCGGGTTAGCCGGGTCTTTGTTCGTGTGGATCCTGTTTATCATCGCTGGCCTGTTGGTCGGCGGGGCCTGGAGCGCCTACCAAAACGGCTCCAAGAAAGCTACGCTGATCATGGTGGTTTTGGCAGCCGTGGCGCTGCTCGTCGCGCTGGCCAACCTCTTGAACGCGATGCCGATTTAAAGACAAATCTAAAGCGAAGGCGAATTCACTATGAAGCGTCACCTCACTATGGCACTGCTTGCAACCATGCTCGTATTCAGTGGCTGCAGCAGCGCAGACATCTCCCAAGACTCCGCTGAGTCCTTTGACGGACCATCAGCAACATCAGAGCTAGTAATTGACAGCGCTCAGGACGAAGCATCTTATGGTGCCTACAGCGTTGGCGAGGTTGCTGAGGCATCAGTGGTGACCGTTGGGCAGGCGCGCGTGCGTCACGACGATCCCTACTCTGTCTCACAGGATTTCATTGAAGATGTTGAGAAGCGTGGCGGACTCGTGTCCTCCATGGATGTTGAAGCAGAAGATGAGAATCCGCGCGCCGAAGTGACCGTGAAGATTCCGGCAGACCAGTACCAAGATTTTGTCGATGCGCTTAACAACTATGGCACGGTTGTTACTGTCACTACGTCGTCTGAAGATGTCACCAGCCAGCAGGTTGACCTGCAAGCGCGTGTAGACGCCCTCCAGGCGTCTGTGGATCGGCTGTCGGGGCTGATGGAGGAAGCAGGAAGTGTCGAGGAGTTGCTTGAAGCGGAACAGACGTTGACGGACCGTCAGGCCACACTTGACTCCGTCCGTGGGCGCCTCAACAACCTGGAGAACCGAATTGCGATGTCCACGCTCACCGTGGTCTTCAGCACGGCGGACAGTGACAAGTCGAACCCGTCGTCACGCGGCGGCAACCCATTCAGCAAAGCGTGGGATGCGCTGCTCAGCTCGGTCAATACTTTGTTGATCATCACGCTTGGTCTGCTGCCGTGGGTGCTGGTATTGGGGCTTATCGCCTGGTTGACGTGGCGGATAGTGCGACGATTCACAAACCGGGGAGGAAAGCCCAAGAATTAGCGGGTGAATCTGTTATCCTTTCTCGGTTGTTGAGTTCAACCAGCACCGCGAAAGGGGAGCAGTGGCACAGCAGCAGATGAGCCGGGGAGAGATCGAGAAGCTTGAGAGCATCTGGCAGGCTCCAGGTTTTCTACCCACCATGATTGCGGTGGGTGCAGCTTTTGGTGCGTGGGCGCTGTTGCTTCCCGTGCTGCCCGTGGCGGTATTGGACTCTGGTGGCAGTGCCACCCTGGCGGGGATGACTACCGGTATTTTCATGCTGGCCACCGTGATCACCCAAATTTTTACTCCGCTGATGCTGCGTGTTGTGGGCTACCGTCCGGTGATGGTGGTGTCTGCACTGCTGCTGGGTGTTCCTGCGCTGGGCCACATGATCAGTATGCAGCCATGGGCAGTTCTGTTGTTCTGTGCCATACGTGGCATCGGCTTCGGCGCGATCACGGTTGCGGAATCCGCGTTGGTTGCAGAGCTTGTACCTGCTAGATTTCTCGGCAAAGGCACTGGCCTGCTTGGTGTGTTCGTCGGCGTGGCACAGATGCTATTCCTTCCGGTGGGGCTGATGATTGCACCACAGTTTGGCTATCACGCGGTGTACGTGGTGGGCGCTGTTATCGCTCTTATCGCTGGTGTGATGGCGCTGCGGATTCCAGCGCTGCAAGCCGACCCAGTAGAGCCACGTTCTACCGATTCCGCCACACCCCACACCCCAATGTGGAAGTTAGTGGCAGTGCCCGCTCTAGCGCTGGCCACTTTGTCGATGAGCTACGGCGTGATCACGTCCTTCCTGCCGTCGGCCATGCGAGAAATGGATGCCACAATTGGGGTGACGTTGGGAGGAATTATCCTGTCGGTGGTTGGCGTGGCTTCAATGATCGTGCGGTACGTCGTGGGTATCAGGTCGGATCAACGCGGTGAACCAGGGGCAACAATGATTCCGGCACAGTTTGCTGGGTGTGTGGGAATGGTCATCATCGTTGTTGTCATGCTTACCGGCGCCTCAGTGTGGTGGCTGTTAGTTGCTGCCATCTTGTACGGTGGTGCCTTTGGCGCGGTGCAGAATGAATCATTGCTGAGCATGTTCCACCGCCTGCCTCGCTCCCAGCTCTCCAACGCGTCGGCGGTGTGGAACATTTTCTTCGACGGTGGTACGGGCCTCGGATCAACCGTCTTTGGGGTGGTCGTTGCTGCTTCTGGCTATCCAGGGGCGTTCGCCGCCGGTGCGTTAGTCATCATAATCGGCATTGGAATGACAGTCTTGGACCGTGCCTTGGGGCGCCACCGGGTAACCGAACACAACAACATGGCCACCCGGCTCAAAGCTGTGCATCGGCGGAAGTAGAATCACACCCCATGAAGAAGATCGCAGTATTAGATTATGGTGCCGGCAACCTACGCAGTGTGCAGCGAGCCCTCGAACACGTCGGCGCTGATGTTGCGATCACTCACGACCCGATCATTGCCATCGAGTCCGACGCCCTTGTCGTTCCTGGCGTGGGCGCATTCGAAGCCTGCATGAAAGGTCTCAACGCGGTCAACGGTGCCCGTATTATTGGCCAGCGCCTGGCGGGGTCGCGGCCCGTGTTCGGGATCTGCGTCGGTTTCCAGGTGTTGTTCGATAAGGGAGTAGAGCACGGGGTGGAAACCGCAGGGGTAGGAGAGTGGCCCGGCGTCGTCGATAAGCTCGACGCCTGCATCCTGCCGCACATGGGCTGGAACACAGTCAGCCAGGCTGGCGGTAGCGAGATGTTCGCGGGGCTTGACGACGATCAACGCTTCTATTTCGTCCACTCGTATGGGGTGCAGGACTGGGTACTTAAGGTCGACGAGTTCATTGCCGCCCCCGCAGTGAGCTGGGCCAACCATGAGCAGGCGAAGTTTGTGGCGGCGGTGGAAAATGGGCCGTTGTGGGCTGCTCAGTTCCACCCGGAGAAGTCTGGCGATGCCGGCTTGCACCTTTTGGAGAATTGGCTGCATACTGTGGGTTAAGGTAAGTATCATGACTTTTACCTTGCTTCCGGCCGTCGATGTTGTCGATGGGAAAGCTGTCCGCCTGGATCAGGGCGAGGCAGGAACCGAAAAAACCTATGGAGAGCCACTCGATGCTGCGTTGGAATGGCAGGCACAGGGGGCGCAGTGGCTCCACTTCGTTGATCTCGATGCCGCATTCGGACGGGGTTCAAATCATGAGTTGATGGCCGATATTACACACCGGCTCGACATCAACGTGGAGCTTACCGGCGGAATCCGTGACGACGAATCGCTGGAACGAGCCTTGGAGACAGGCGCAAAGCGCGTGAATATTGGCACCGCAGCTTTGCAGAACCCGGAGTGGATGGAAGATGTGCTGCGCCGCTACCCGGAGCAGGTAGCCATCGATATCGCCGTGCGTGAAGAAAACGGGCAGTGGCGTACCAAAGGCAACGGCTGGACCAGCGATGGTGGTGATCTCTGGGAGGTGCTGGAGCGCTTTGACTCCGCCGGCTGTACCCGTTTCGTGGTTACTGACGTGTCCAAGGACGGCACCCTGGCGGGCCCGAATATTGAGTTGCTGCGCGACGTGTCTGCCGCGACCGACGCGCTGATCACCGCATCGGGTGGAATTGCTACGCTCGACGATGTGGTGGAGGTTTCCAAATACCAAGATGAGGGGATCGATTCTGTGATTATCGGCAAAGCGCTCTATGAGAAGCGTTTCACGCTGCGCGATGCGCTAGCAGCAGTAGGCCAATAGTTCAGTAAGGTATTCAGCATGGTAGATACCCGCACCCTCCTCACTGTCGCTGATGATATTGTGAGGCAAGCCAGCGAGATGTTCGTCGATGGTGTGGGCGCTGCACCCTCCCTGTATAAAAAGGATGGGGATTTCGCCACTGAGATGGACATCTCCATCGAAAAGTTCATCCGCGATGAGCTGGCAAAAGAATCTGCTATCCCCGTGTACGGGGAGGAACAGGGCGGCAAATTCGACCCTGAAGCGTGCTGGATCATCGACCCGATTGATGGCACTACTAATTATGCTTCCGGCAACCCCAACTGCTCTATTTTGGTCTCGCTGGTGATTCAGAATGAACCACGTATCGCGGTGACTGCCATGCCCCTGTTTTCCAAGCATTTATCCACGCGTGATAATGAACCGGTTTACCTCAATGGAGAACAACTTCCGGAGCTTGACGACGATAACGGCCGCGGCGGTCTGATTGGTTTAGGTTCTGTGGGGTCTCCTGACTCTGCTAGATTCCCGATCGAGTTCCGGCTCAAACTGATGGGGTGGCTGACAGCTACTAACTTGCGTCCGCGCATTACCGGTTCTGTCGGGGTGGACCTAGCGCTGGTTGCTTCCGGTGCGTTTCAAGCGGCGATGAGTTTCTCGCCCAATATGTGGGACAACACCGCAGGTGTGCTGCTTGCCCGTAATGCCGGGGCGGTGGTCACCGATGGTGTAGGTCGCCCTTGGACCCCCACCTCGCCAGGTGCGATCGTCGGCACGCGCGCTGCTCATGCCACAGTGATGAGCACCATTGACACAATTTTAAAACTCTAGAAAGACAAATTATGGCTGTAGCTATTCGTGTAATTCCCTGTCTCGACGTTGACAACGGGCGGGTGGTAAAAGGCGTCAATTTTGAAAACCTGCGTGATGCGGGTGACCCTGTTGAACTGGCGCGGCGTTACGGTGAGGAGGGCGCAGACGAGTTGACCTTCCTTGATGTCACCGCTTCTAAGGACGGGCGTGGCACCATGTTGGATGTTGTGCGTCGTACAGCCGACGAGGTGTTTATTCCGCTGACTGTGGGCGGGGGAGTGCGCACCGTTGACGATGTGAAGGAGCTGCTGCGCGCTGGCGCGGACAAAGTGTCCGTGAATACCGCAGCGATTGCCAAGCCGGAGATACTGCGCGAGATGGCAGAGCAGTTCGGGTCGCAGTGCATCGTATTATCGGTGGATGCCCGCCGTGTCCCTGAGGGTGGTCAGTCTCAGCCATCCGGCTTTGAGGTGACCACTCACGGCGGGACAAAGTCCGCTGGAATCGATGCCATCGAGTGGGCGCGCCGCGGCCAGGAACTGGGTGTGGGCGAGATCTTGTTGAATTCGATGGACGGTGATGGCACTAAAGACGGCTTCGATATCGAACTGTTAGTTAAGGTGCGTCAAGCAGTAACCATTCCGGTTATCGCCTCAGGTGGGGCAGGCAAGCCAGAGCACTTTCCACCGGCGGTTGAAGCTGGTGCAAACGCGGTGCTAGCGGCTTCGATCTTCCACTTCGGCGAGGTTTCCATCAAGGAGGTCAAAGACGCGCTGGCGGGTGCTGGCTACGAGGTCCGCCAGTGAGTGACAACCCGGCGGACTACGCCCTTGACCCTGCTATTGCCCAGCGTTTGAAGCCGAATGATCAGGGCTTGGTTCCGGCGATCGTGCAGGCCCACGGCTCCGGTGAGGTGCTGATGATGGCGTGGATGGATACGCACGCTTTGGCTTATACTCTTGCTTCACGACGAGGCACTTACTACTCGCGTTCCCGGAAAGAATACTGGATTAAGGGTTTGACCAGTGGTCATACCCAGGAGGTCACGGGCGTGCGTCTTGACTGTGATGGCGATACCCTCCTGGTGACGGTCAAGCAGGTCGGTGGTGCGTGCCATACCGGTGACCGCACCTGCTTCGACGCAGATCCTCTGCTCTAGTATTCTGCTCTAACTTGAGCACTAACCGAAAGGAACTGTTGTGACCGTTGTGACCACTGCCTCGCAGGCCCCGTCTCAGGGTTGGTCTCGCCTGGGTGCACTCGGCTTAGGAATCGGCGCGATCATCATGTGGATTGGTTCTCGGATGCCGTGGATTGATGTGGCATACCAGGATGACAAATCTGGCCCGGGCAGCATCGCACTGTCCGGCTCGTCGTGGTCTACTGAGATCACCGCGGTGATTCTGGTTCTGCTGGCCGGAATGATCGCTGCCTTCGTTGTCAGGCGTTGGGGCCGTCGCATTATCGGCGTGATTGGTGCTCTGGCAGCCTTCGGGGCTGTAGTCTCTCCGATTGCGGTCTTGGTGGGCAACCCAGATGCCGAGCGGGCCAAGCTGTTGCTCACCTCGGGTGCGGCAAGCCAACGTTCTACTGCGCCAGTCACTATCGCCGAGTGGGCGGAGATTACCGGCATCTCCGTACAGGCGGTCGGCCCGATCGTCGCTGCGCTCGGTGCTCTTGTGGCCGTCGCTGCTGGGATTGTTCTGGCACTCAAGCCAGGTGGAGACTCGCCGAAGATGAATAAGTATGAAACCGCAACGATGCGGCGCGAAAAACTTGAGGACGATCTCGACTCCACCCCTGATTCTGGCCGGGTAATGTGGGATGCCCTTGATGCAGATATCGATCCGACCGATCGCAACGGCTGACCCTCTGGCTACCCCCGCTAGGTAAATAGCTAGCAACGTGATTTTCCCCGCAGAACTATCACCCACTAGCCTTGAGGCAGAGCTTCAGATCGAGGTTGGGAGGTGAGCGCGGTGCGCACCTTAGACAGCATGCAACGCATCGTCAGCGGAGTGCTGGCCGATGTTGCTGAGCGAGAAGCGAGCCTGCCCTTCGAAGAAATCAAGGCGAGATCGCGCGATATGGCTCCCACGAGGGACGTCCGCGCAGCCTTACTGAAACCGGGCTGTGGTGTCATCGTCGAAATTAAACGCACCTCCCCAGTCTTTGGCCCCACCGGCCTTGTCGCTTCAGTCGCAGACATCGCGCGAGGTATAGAAGCCGGTGGGGCTCATCTCATTGCATGCCAAACTGAGCGACTTCGGTTCAATGGGTCGTTGCAGGATATGGCTGTGGCACGCGAAGCTGTCGACCTGCCCATGGTGTGCCGTGATGTCATAGTCGACCCGTACCAAATCCATGAGGCGCGCTGTTACGGGGCGGATATGATTCCCCTGCAGGTGAGTCTGATGGACCAGCACCGTTTGGAAGCACTCATTGACCGAATTGAATCTCTCGGAATGGTTGCCATGGCCGAGGTACGCACCCCAGAAGAAGCGGACCGTGCCCTGCAGGCCCGAGCTCGTGTCATTGGTGTCAATTCTTGGTCTTTCGATACCAACTCTTTAAATCGCGATTCTTTCGCACAGATCGAACCTGGCATCCCCAGCGATGTGTTACGCATAAGTTTAGGCGGGGTACGCAACGCTCGTGACCTGCTGGATGCGGCGTCCCAAGGAGCGGATGCGGTACTGGCGGCGGAGTCTGTGATGAGCCAGGAGGACATTCGCGTCGCGACGATGCGCCTGGCAGCTGCCGGGCAGCATCCATCGTGTCCCTCCCGTTCTTAGCAAAATACGCTCTCATGGGGCACACTAAGAAACGTGCAAACTACGATTCTGGCTAATATTCCTTCGCCATCCCAAGGCGTGTGGGAACTTGGACCCATTCCAATCCGCGCGTACGCCCTATTTATCGTTATCGGCATTCTGGTAGCGCTGTGGTTGACGTTGCGCCGTTACCGGGCAAAAGGCGGAGACCCCGATGTGGTGTGGGATGCTGCAATAGTAGCCGTTCCCGCCGGTATTATCGGTGGCCGTTTATATCATGTGATCACCGATTATGATAAATATTTCGGACCCGGCAAAAACGCCTGGGATGCTTTCAACATTGCGGGCGGGGGATTGGGAATTTGGGGCGCGGTTGCCCTCGGCGGTGTTGCGGTGTGGATCTTATTCCGCGTGAAGAAGTTGCCTTTGGGCCCGTTCGCCGACGCGGTCGCTCCCGGGATCATTGTGGCGCAGGCCATCGGACGCCTCGGCAATTGGTTCAACCAGGAACTCTACGGCCGGCCCACGGATGTGCCGTGGGCACTAGATATCTACTACCGTGTTGACGAGTCCGGGAATTTCGCACCGCTGACTGGCCAGTCCACCGGTGAAGTGATTGCCAGCGTGCACCCTACCTTCCTTTACGAATTGGTGTGGAACCTGTTGGTTTTCGTGTTCTTGCTGTGGGCTGAACGCAAGTGGCGTCTTGGCCACGGACGGGTGTTTGCGCTCTACGTTGTCGGATATACGTTAGGACGGTTCTGGATTGAGCTGCTGCGCGATGACACCGCCAACATGATCTTGGGCTTGCGCGTAAACACGTGGGTATCCGCGATTGTGTTCATTATCGCACTGATCGTGTTTTTCAAGCTGCCGCGTGGACAAGAATCTCCACAGCAGGTTGATCCGCGTCGAAATAGCGTCGAAAAGCATGAGCGGAACGACGAGACGTCGACTGAACCGGTAGCACAGTCTGGTCAAGCGAAAGATGACGCCAGCAGGTAGCCTAGGGCACTGTGAATACCTTTTCAGCGCTTCCTCCTGAAAAGTCGTATCAAAGCGAGTAGGTTGGTAATTGTGGATAGACGAACGAAGATCGTATGTACTCTTGGTCCTGCGGTAGCGAGCAAGGAGGCCATCGTCGGACTTGTCCGCGATGGGATGAATGTCGCCCGCATGAACTTCTCTCACGGTGATCACGCCGATCATGAACAGAATTATAAGTGGGTGCGCGAAGCTACCGATGAGACTGGGAAAGCTGTTGGCATCCTCGCTGACCTCCAGGGGCCGAAAATTCGCCTGGGTCGCTTCAAGGAGGATAAAACTTTCTGGGAGACCGGGGAGATTGTCCGTATTACCGTAGACGAGGTTGAAGGCACACATGATCGCGTGTCGACGACCTACAAGAACCTGGCCAAGGACGCGAAGCCTGGCGACCGCTTGCTTGTCGACGACGGCAAGGTGGGACTGATTTGCCTCGAGGTTGATGGCAATGATGTTGTCTGCCGTGTAACCGAGGGCGGACCGGTATCTAACAACAAAGGTGTCTCGTTGCCGGGGATGGATATTTCCGTGCCTGCACTGTCTGAAAAAGATATTGCTGACCTGAAGTTTGCCCTCAAGCTAGGGGTGGACTTCATTGCTTTGTCGTTCGTTCGCTCGCCGTCTGACGTGGATCTTGTTCATGAAGTGATGGACGAAGTTGGCCGACGCGTTCCTGTGATCGCGAAGTTGGAGAAGCCAGAGGCTGTAGACGCCCTCGAATCCATCATCTTGGCGTTCGACGCCATCATGGTTGCACGTGGTGACTTGGGTGTTGAGATCGCCCTCGAGCAGGTGCCACTGGTGCAAAAGCGTGCGATCCAGATTGCTCGTGAGAACGCGAAGCCAGTGATCGTGGCCACCCAGATGCTTGACTCCATGATTGATAATTCCCGCCCAACGCGTGCGGAAGCATCGGACGTTGCTAATGCTGTCCTAGACGGCGCAGACGCTGTGATGCTTTCTGGTGAGACGTCTGTTGGCGTTGATCCGCACAACGTTGTGCGCACTATGTCGCGCATTGTTCGCGTTGCTGAGAGCACTGGCCAGGTTCCACCGCTGGTGCACATTCCACGTACTAAGCGTGGTGTTATTTCTTATTCTGCGCGTGATATCGCTGAGCGGCTGAACGCAAAGGCAATGGTGGCATTCACCACCTCGGGCGATACTGCTCGTCGTGTGGCACGCCTGCACTCTAAGCATCCGCTGCTTGTCTTCACGCCCCGCCAGGAGATTCGTTCCCAGCTTGCTTTGACGTGGGGCACCGAGACTTTCCTGTGCCGCGAAGTTTCCGGCACTGATGACATGATCAAGGTTGTCGATGAAGAGTTGCTCGGCTTCGCGGACTACAACGAGGGCGATACCATGGTCGTCATCGCTGGTACACCTCCAGGGGTTGCTGGTACAACCAACATGGTCCACGTGCACCAGTTAGGCGAGGATACGAAGTCCCCGAAGTTTTAGTTTTGCGCTAAGAAGGCCCGCTGTTCACATGGGGTGGACAGCGGGCTTTTAGGCCTTTAATGCTTGACTTTTCAGTGATAATGATTAGTATGATACACAATATAATCAATTGAATACGTGTTTATACTTCTTGAAGTAAAGGAGTTAAAGGTGGTGGGATGGAAGAAACTGGTATCCCTGTGCGCTGTAGCCGTGATGGTTGTAGCGAGTGCCTGCTCGGCACCGGAAGAACCAAATAATGAGGCCGGTGACGGGACGGCCGTAACAGAATCTACAAGAAGTACAGAGTTATCCGCGAGTGATGCCGCCACTCGCACTGTCACCGATTCTTTAGGGCGTAAAGTTGAGGTTCCTGCTCGGGTGGAATCAGTAGCAACACAGGGTAGCGGAGCACGTAATGTTATCTATGCTGGTGGATTAGACAAGATTGTTGCGGTTACCGAAATTGACAAGGGGCCTGCGATTGGCGCTCCGTACAAATACGCCGCGCGGGAGCATTTCGCTGATTTGCCTGTCACTAGCCCAGGCGGTCCTACACAGACGGTGTACGAGGAAGAGCTTATTGAGATTGCGCCGGACGTTGTAGTGACTACATGGACCGACCCGGCGATGCTTGACGATATCCAGGAACGAACGGGCGTTCCTGTTCTTGCGGTGTCCGATCCCGCCCCTGATTACACATCGTTTTCTAAGATCAATCTAGATATGATCCTTCTTCTTGGGGAGCTGTTAGGAACCGAAGCGCAGGCAAACGGCCTTGTAGGACAAGTACAGCAGTGGGAAGAAGATTTAGCTGACCGTGTCGCCGATCTTCCCGAAGGAGACCGGAAGACCGCCTACACCGGTGCCGTCAGTTATAAGGGCGGCCATGGATTTGCCGGTACCAGGGCACATTACATGCCGTTCGATACCGTACGGGTTATCAACGTCGTTGACGAAACTGGTCAAAATGGTGCATTTCAAGTCGATCTGGAAAAGGTCCCTGAGTGGGACCCAGAGTTCATTTTCCTCAACCCGGCGAGCATGGATCTTGTCAATCAAGACTATGATGCCAACCCTGAATTCTTCGATAATTTGACTGCGGTTAAAGAAGGGCGCGTGTACTCCCAACCCTCATTTATCTGGCATTCGCTGAACCACGAACTCGCTATCGCGAACGCTTACTATGTCGGCACAGTAGTCTATCCCGAACGGTTTGCTGATATCGATATGGAGGAGACCGTCAACGACATTTTCCAGGCCTACCTCGGGATGGACTACGTTGATTTGCTGAAGCAAGAAGGACTGTGGTTCCAGGAGCTTACCTTAGGCGAGGATGTCCAATAGTGGAGAGAGTGGATAATTTGCCAGGATCCACCGTTTCTGATGCACCTAGCCATGGCCAGCTAGGCAGGAGCGAAGGAACTGACGTCATCGCCCGCTACAAAGGGTACGTGGGAAAGAAGTGGCTTGTTATCGTCGTTACGCTTCTCATCCTGTTTGTCTCAGGGCTGCTATCTGTCGGGATGGGGTCGGCCACGCTCACCATTTCTGAGTCCATCGGGGCGCTTCTTGGGGGAGGCGACGAC comes from Corynebacterium cystitidis and encodes:
- the priA gene encoding bifunctional 1-(5-phosphoribosyl)-5-((5-phosphoribosylamino)methylideneamino)imidazole-4-carboxamide isomerase/phosphoribosylanthranilate isomerase PriA, with translation MTFTLLPAVDVVDGKAVRLDQGEAGTEKTYGEPLDAALEWQAQGAQWLHFVDLDAAFGRGSNHELMADITHRLDINVELTGGIRDDESLERALETGAKRVNIGTAALQNPEWMEDVLRRYPEQVAIDIAVREENGQWRTKGNGWTSDGGDLWEVLERFDSAGCTRFVVTDVSKDGTLAGPNIELLRDVSAATDALITASGGIATLDDVVEVSKYQDEGIDSVIIGKALYEKRFTLRDALAAVGQ
- a CDS encoding histidinol-phosphate transaminase codes for the protein MQFDPNTLASDTKLGELPLREELRGKSAYGAPQLEVRVQLNTNENPYSPSQALIDDLVAEVSKLASTLNRYPERDAVELRTALADYVSTQTGVAVTKDNLWAANGSNEILQQLLQAFGGPGRSAMGFVPSYSMHPILSAGTQTEFIAVDRGEDFRIDMSTALREIDQRGPDIIFVTTPNNPTGDVTSLEDIVQIVEAAPGIVVIDEAYAEFSPSPSAVSLIEKFPTKLVVSRTMSKAFDFAGGRLGYFVAAPAFIEAVMLVRLPYHLSVLSQAAATVALRHSADTLATVDKLSSERERVQAALTELGYKVVPSESNFLFFGDFDDATAAWQAFLDEEVLIRDVGVPGHLRVTIGLDVENDIFLKAAEIVKKKGL
- the hisH gene encoding imidazole glycerol phosphate synthase subunit HisH, which encodes MKKIAVLDYGAGNLRSVQRALEHVGADVAITHDPIIAIESDALVVPGVGAFEACMKGLNAVNGARIIGQRLAGSRPVFGICVGFQVLFDKGVEHGVETAGVGEWPGVVDKLDACILPHMGWNTVSQAGGSEMFAGLDDDQRFYFVHSYGVQDWVLKVDEFIAAPAVSWANHEQAKFVAAVENGPLWAAQFHPEKSGDAGLHLLENWLHTVG
- the hisB gene encoding imidazoleglycerol-phosphate dehydratase HisB, with the translated sequence MTMADRIGTATRTTSESDITVEINLDGSGQCDIDTGLPFFDHMLTAFGTHGSFDLKVHATGDTHIDAHHTVEDTAITLGWALLEAVGDKKGIRRFGSMQLPMDETLVDAVLDISGRPYFVMNGEPENMEWQIIGGHYATVINRHFFETLAYNSRITLHVNVHYGRDPHHITEAEYKAVARALRQATELDPRVTGVPSTKGAL
- a CDS encoding MFS transporter, translating into MAQQQMSRGEIEKLESIWQAPGFLPTMIAVGAAFGAWALLLPVLPVAVLDSGGSATLAGMTTGIFMLATVITQIFTPLMLRVVGYRPVMVVSALLLGVPALGHMISMQPWAVLLFCAIRGIGFGAITVAESALVAELVPARFLGKGTGLLGVFVGVAQMLFLPVGLMIAPQFGYHAVYVVGAVIALIAGVMALRIPALQADPVEPRSTDSATPHTPMWKLVAVPALALATLSMSYGVITSFLPSAMREMDATIGVTLGGIILSVVGVASMIVRYVVGIRSDQRGEPGATMIPAQFAGCVGMVIIVVVMLTGASVWWLLVAAILYGGAFGAVQNESLLSMFHRLPRSQLSNASAVWNIFFDGGTGLGSTVFGVVVAASGYPGAFAAGALVIIIGIGMTVLDRALGRHRVTEHNNMATRLKAVHRRK
- a CDS encoding inositol monophosphatase family protein; translation: MVDTRTLLTVADDIVRQASEMFVDGVGAAPSLYKKDGDFATEMDISIEKFIRDELAKESAIPVYGEEQGGKFDPEACWIIDPIDGTTNYASGNPNCSILVSLVIQNEPRIAVTAMPLFSKHLSTRDNEPVYLNGEQLPELDDDNGRGGLIGLGSVGSPDSARFPIEFRLKLMGWLTATNLRPRITGSVGVDLALVASGAFQAAMSFSPNMWDNTAGVLLARNAGAVVTDGVGRPWTPTSPGAIVGTRAAHATVMSTIDTILKL
- a CDS encoding DUF4349 domain-containing protein, translating into MKRHLTMALLATMLVFSGCSSADISQDSAESFDGPSATSELVIDSAQDEASYGAYSVGEVAEASVVTVGQARVRHDDPYSVSQDFIEDVEKRGGLVSSMDVEAEDENPRAEVTVKIPADQYQDFVDALNNYGTVVTVTTSSEDVTSQQVDLQARVDALQASVDRLSGLMEEAGSVEELLEAEQTLTDRQATLDSVRGRLNNLENRIAMSTLTVVFSTADSDKSNPSSRGGNPFSKAWDALLSSVNTLLIITLGLLPWVLVLGLIAWLTWRIVRRFTNRGGKPKN
- the hisF gene encoding imidazole glycerol phosphate synthase subunit HisF, encoding MAVAIRVIPCLDVDNGRVVKGVNFENLRDAGDPVELARRYGEEGADELTFLDVTASKDGRGTMLDVVRRTADEVFIPLTVGGGVRTVDDVKELLRAGADKVSVNTAAIAKPEILREMAEQFGSQCIVLSVDARRVPEGGQSQPSGFEVTTHGGTKSAGIDAIEWARRGQELGVGEILLNSMDGDGTKDGFDIELLVKVRQAVTIPVIASGGAGKPEHFPPAVEAGANAVLAASIFHFGEVSIKEVKDALAGAGYEVRQ